The DNA region GGTCGGCTGGTTTTGGCGGCTCTTCGGGGTATCACTACGCAGCCTGTCTATTTTCGCAGCGGTCTGGTGCGCCCTTTCCGCCGGAGCCTTTTATGCATTACTGCGTAATGGATTGAATAAAGGCTTCAGCTTTGTCGGTGTACTCTTGATTATTTCTTCTCCTGCCTTTTTACACAGCACGCTCATGTTCCGTGATTTTGCAAAAACACCGATTACTCTGCTTATCCTTTGTCTCTTGTTACGGCTCATTCTTTCTAAACATTCCAATCTTCGTATCGTTGTTATCGCCATAGCATTAGGGGTCTTAACAGGTTTAGGAATGGGCTTTCGACAAGATATCATCCTTTGCGTGCCATGGGCGGCAGCACTCCTTTTATTCGCGCCAAACCGTGACAGGAAGCATGTGTGGAAAACACGAGTACTTTCCATACTCTTGTTCTTTTTGCTTTTCGTCCCCCTTGCCAAACCCGCCTTTACCGGCGGAGCGCTTGAAGGCAATCAGGCGTCTGTACATGGTTTTTTTCAGGGCTTGACCGATGAAGTCGAAGAACGGCTAGATTTCGGAGGCGCATCCTATAATTTTCTGGTGTGGTCAGATTCAGGACTCTATGGACAAGCCAATGCCTACGCAAGGCGCATGAACAATACGGACTCCTTTGAAAATCCCCATGCTGCGGTTTATAAACGTGCCCACGAGGATCCCAATGCGCCCTTTATGATCAATCCCGGTCTATTCTATACAGGCGCAACATATGCAAACACACAATGGCAGCTGCTCAGAAAAGCTCTGTTCATCTTTCCCGCAGACATTATCACCCGTGCGTGGCAGTCTACTATATCATTTTATAGTGTACCTTTTAAGATGTTCCGTAATGTTGCGTTGATCCAAGAACAATATCCGACATGGCTGAAAGGCAACTATTATTTTCATCACCTTGTCACCCGCCTTCTTTCCTATGTCGGGCTGATCGCCATGCTCATATTGCTCTGTTCCGTGGCTGCGTTTCGCTTTAAAGATGCATTGCTATTGACAGGCATGTTGCTTTGCTTTACAGGCGCCCTGAGCATCAACTTCGAGCTTCGTCTTACCCCTTATTTATTTTTTGTTCCTTATTTGGGGGTCTTATTTTGTTTGGAACGAAGCTTTGGGTGGTTTTGTAAAAAACAGATCCATAAAAGTTCCGTATCTGAAGACACTTCCGACAAGAAAAACGATACGCTTCATGTTTTCGATCTCTTGCCCATGGTGAAGATCTCTGTCTTCCTGTGTCTTATCTTGATCATAGCACTTGTACCTTTAGTGATACTCCAATTATGGCAAAGCAGGCAGACCCTTGCCTTGACAGAGCAATTGCAATCCATGCCCTTGGAAGCGGTGCCGACCGAAGTCTCACATCATGACGGATGTGTCCTTATTGCGCCGGACCGTGACATGCTAGGATTCGATGAGGCCGAGCAAAACTTGCCGCCGGGCGAAACAGCGTGGTTCTATGGCGCTGTCGTTTTCGATACGCGAGGCAGGGATCTTCCCATCACCCTCGAATATGACCCTGAAAG from Candidatus Hydrogenedentota bacterium includes:
- a CDS encoding glycosyltransferase family 39 protein translates to MALIQQFSKVFRVARQYRVDILLLILMLIIGYGLCRSYHNSLDEPIHYSGPYTMALLGPAVFFAAGQGLGVHAPDSIPGLKEFITLKTSEFDISKIPDNVQTVPVQTPFELTNIYYLYTVGWFWRLFGVSLRSLSIFAAVWCALSAGAFYALLRNGLNKGFSFVGVLLIISSPAFLHSTLMFRDFAKTPITLLILCLLLRLILSKHSNLRIVVIAIALGVLTGLGMGFRQDIILCVPWAAALLLFAPNRDRKHVWKTRVLSILLFFLLFVPLAKPAFTGGALEGNQASVHGFFQGLTDEVEERLDFGGASYNFLVWSDSGLYGQANAYARRMNNTDSFENPHAAVYKRAHEDPNAPFMINPGLFYTGATYANTQWQLLRKALFIFPADIITRAWQSTISFYSVPFKMFRNVALIQEQYPTWLKGNYYFHHLVTRLLSYVGLIAMLILLCSVAAFRFKDALLLTGMLLCFTGALSINFELRLTPYLFFVPYLGVLFCLERSFGWFCKKQIHKSSVSEDTSDKKNDTLHVFDLLPMVKISVFLCLILIIALVPLVILQLWQSRQTLALTEQLQSMPLEAVPTEVSHHDGCVLIAPDRDMLGFDEAEQNLPPGETAWFYGAVVFDTRGRDLPITLEYDPERVFNDFTQPITIWGVEDKKQGRVTLFFPVYETTTLYTASLFESYLETVYLPSWQEKIKPDLPFEAQPLWKRSRFLGISLPESCRDSFQGFYRLTDLDALSLLIFVQVPEDRSFFRDHKMGPWERWQRGYSGEARLCAD